TGTAGATGCTCTAACACCGAGTTTAGGCTTTAAACAGGTATTGGAAGTAGGACCAGGAATGGGCGTACTATCCGATTTCTTGCTGCAGAACGAGCAATACGAAACTTTCTTAATCGATGTCGATGATGAATCCATCGAATTCCTTGCCGATAAATACCCGCAATTAGGCGAGCGATTGATCCATGGAGACTTCCTAGAGCTGGATTTCAGCAAGTATTTCGATGAAAAGATGGCGGTTATTGGAAACTTCCCTTACAATATCTCTTCACAAATCTTATTCAAGATATTGGAAGAACGCAATCGCGTTGTCGAGATGGTCGGTATGTTTCAAAAAGAAGTCGCCGAACGTTGCGTCGCAAAACCAGGCAACAAAGAATACGGTATACTTTCCGTATTCCTGCAAGCGTATTACGATGTCTCCTACCTCTTCACGGTCAAAGCTGGCGCTTTTAACCCGCCGCCTAAAGTACTATCGGGCGTTATGCGCATGGTTAGAAACAATCGCGAAACTTTGGACTGCGATGAGAAGCTGTTCTGGCGTGTTGTAAAAGCAGGCTTTAACCAGCGTCGCAAAACCTTGAGGAATGCCCTATCCGCTGTTGTACCGAAAGACAAAATGAGCGATAATCCACTATATGAGCTTCGTGCGGAGCGATTAAGCGTTGCTGATTTTGAATTGCTAACAAACGAGATCTCGAATACCAAATGATATGATAACAAAAAGTGAGTTTGCGATCGTAGGAGGAGGAGTCGCCGGCTTAACCGCTGGTATTGCACTCGAACAACTGGGGCGCGACTTCAGCCTTTTTGAACAAACCAAAGAAGTAAAGGGAATAGGTGCCGGCTTCGGATTAGCCGCCAACGCCATGCGAGCTTTGGAAATATTAGGCCTACGCCCTGAAGTAGAGAAAATAGGCTATTACCTCGGGTCCTTTGCCATTTTAGATCAACAGGGAGATATCCTCGTCAATCCCAATACAAGCACGCTTTCGGATAAGTATAAACAGCAGAACTTCGCCATACATCGAGCCGATCTTCATCTCTTTCTATTGAGCAAACTGCAACCCGAACGTTTGCAGCTCGGGAAACAAGCCATCGAGCTAGAACAAAAATCCGAG
The DNA window shown above is from Sphingobacterium hotanense and carries:
- the rsmA gene encoding 16S rRNA (adenine(1518)-N(6)/adenine(1519)-N(6))-dimethyltransferase RsmA, giving the protein MSSVRAKKHLGQHFLNDKNAAQRIVDALTPSLGFKQVLEVGPGMGVLSDFLLQNEQYETFLIDVDDESIEFLADKYPQLGERLIHGDFLELDFSKYFDEKMAVIGNFPYNISSQILFKILEERNRVVEMVGMFQKEVAERCVAKPGNKEYGILSVFLQAYYDVSYLFTVKAGAFNPPPKVLSGVMRMVRNNRETLDCDEKLFWRVVKAGFNQRRKTLRNALSAVVPKDKMSDNPLYELRAERLSVADFELLTNEISNTK